A window from Salminus brasiliensis chromosome 7, fSalBra1.hap2, whole genome shotgun sequence encodes these proteins:
- the LOC140559914 gene encoding uncharacterized protein produces MAAPCSRLVRSAVEGFCYLSTRRLCLRTPLVPSPTCHRSQQCVLQHRPLHCSHYPLLSGAKAADAPTQTGEQKKTEEEDLEEDYGPEYIPKRKAKNPMMAVGYAWIIGLPMGVIGFILAKRQVDKNRLKQLKIRQRMKKANEGEYEHERYKAAAGME; encoded by the exons ATGGCTGCGCCCTGCAGTAGGCTAGTCAGGTCGGCTGTGGAAG GTTTTTGCTACTTATCAACCAGAAGGCTCTGTTTAAGGACGCCACTAGTGCCGAGCCCAACTTGTCACAGATCGCAGCAGTGTGTATTACAACACAGGCCTCTTCACTGTAGCCACTACCCTTTACTAAGCGGCGCCAAGGCGGCAGATGCTCCAACACAAACAGGtgaacaaaaaaagacagaagagGAAGACCTGGAGGAAGACTATGGACCGGAATACATTCCCAAGAGGAAGGCCAAAAACCCAATGATGGCAGTAGGATATGCATG GATCATCGGTCTTCCCATGGGGGTGATCGGGTTTATTCTGGCTAAGAGGCAGGTAGATAAGAACAGGCTAAAGCAGCTAAAGATCCGGCAAAGGATGAAGAAAGCCAATGAGGGAGAATACGAACATGAACGCTACAAAGCAGCAGCAGGGATGGAGTAA
- the mcm6 gene encoding DNA replication licensing factor MCM6, giving the protein MDIAEPAAENAGQMVKDELAEKCQKLFQAFLEEFQNGDGEMKYLRDAEELIRPERNTLLVSFTDLEGFNQELATTIQEEFYRIYPFLCRAVRNFARDHGNVPASKEFYVAIQDLPTRHKIRELTALRIGSLVRISGQVVRTHPVHPELVSGTFLCLDCQSVIKDVEQQFKYTQPSICRNPVCNNRRRFLLDTNKSKFIDFQKVRIQETQAELPRGSIPRSMEIVLRAEAVESAQAGDKCDFIGCLIVVPDVSQLATPGVRAETSSRTAGAQGYENEGVRGLKALGVRELTYKLAFLACHVSPTNPRFGGKEIRDEEQTAESIKNQMSVKEWEKVFEMSQDKNLYHNLCTSLFPTIHGNDEVKRGILLMLFGGVPKTTMEGTSLRGDINVCIVGDPSTAKSQFLKHVEEFSPRAVYTSGKASSAAGLTAAVVRDEESHEFVIEAGALMLADNGVCCIDEFDKMEMRDQVAIHEAMEQQTISITKAGVKATLNARTSILAAANPVGGRYDRSKSLKQNVNLTAPIMSRFDLFFILVDDSNEVTDYAIARRIVDLHSRIEDSIDRVYTLDEIRRYLLFARQFKPKISKESEDFIVEQYKRLRQRDGSGITKSAWRITVRQLESMIRLSESMARMHCCDEVQPKHVKEAFRLLNKSIIRVETPDINLDQEEEEAVEEEEDNQMNGHDVPNGHVDGQVNGHVNGEVNGHEHTNGVNGERHSGKPSLRLSFAEYKRISNLIVLHLRHVEEEEKEDALKKSAVVNWYLKEIESEIDSEMELISKKAMIEKVIHRLVHYDYILIELSQSGLKGSAESSGTESQEEDVTLVVNPNYTLED; this is encoded by the exons ATGGACATCGCCGAACCTGCAGCGGAGAACGCGGGCCAGATGGTCAAGGATGAGCTGGCTGAGAAGTGTCAGAAATTATTCCAGGCGTTTTTGGAAGA GTTTCAGAATGGCGACGGCGAGATGAAGTATCTGCGTGATGCAGAGGAGCTGATTCGCCCCGAGCGGAACACGCTGCTGGTCAGCTTCACCGACCTAGAGGGCTTTAACCAAGAACTGGCGACCACCATTCAAGAGGAGTTCTACAG AATATATCCCTTCCTGTGTCGGGCAGTGCGCAACTTTGCCAGGGATCATGGGAATGTTCCTGCTTCCAAAGAGTTCTATGTGGCCATTCAGGACCTACCAACCAGGCACAA GATCCGAGAGCTGACCGCCCTGCGTATCGGCTCTCTGGTGCGCATCAGTGGTCAGGTGGTGCGCACCCATCCCGTGCACCCAGAGCTGGTGAGCGGTACCTTTCTGTGCCTGGACTGCCAGAGCGTCATCAAGGATGTGGAGCAGCAGTTCAAATACACCCAGCCGAGCATCTGCCGCAATCCTGTCTGCAACAACCGCAGACGCTTTCTGCTTGACACCAACAAGTCCAAGTTCATCGACTTTCAGAAG GTGCGTATccaagaaacacaggcagagtTGCCACGGGGCTCCATCCCACGAAGCATGGAGATCGTCCTGCGGGCGGAAGCAGTAGAGTCAGCTCAAGCTGGAGATAAATGTGACTTCATCGGCTGCCTCATCGTTGTGCCTGATGTGTCCCAGCTCGCAACTCCAG GGGTGCGAGCAGAGACCAGTTCTCGCACAGCTGGAGCCCAGGGCTATGAGAACGAAGGGGTCCGTGGGCTCAAAGCGCTTGGAGTCCGAGAGCTGACATACAAACTTGCATTTCTGGCCTGTCATGTGTCACCTACCAATCCCAGG TTTGGTGGGAAAGAGATCCGTGATGAGGAGCAGACAGCTGAAAGCATCAAGAACCAGATGTCAGTgaaggaatgggagaaggtgtTCGAGATGAGTCAAGATAAGAACCTCTACCACAACCTGTGCACCAGCCTCTTCCCCACCATCCATG GTAATGACGAGGTCAAGAGAGGCATTCTGCTCATGCTGTTTGGGGGTGTTCCTAAAACCACTATGGAGGGCACGTCTCTTAGAGGTGACATCAATGTCTGCATCGTGGGAGACCCCAGTACAGCCAAGAGCCAGTTCCTGAA acatGTGGAAGAGTTCAGCCCACGTGCAGTCTACACGAGCGGGAAAGCATCCAGTGCGGCCGGTCTCACTGCTGCTGTGGTGAGAGACGAGGAGTCACACGAATTTGTCATTGAGGCTGGAGCTCTGATGCTGGCTGACAAC GGAGTGTGCTGCATTGATGAATTTGATAAGATGGAAATGAGAGATCAGGTGGCCATCCATGAAGCAATGGAGCAGCAGACCATCTCCATCACCAAAGCAGGAGTGAAG GCCACACTGAATGCCCGCACCTCCATCTTGGCCGCAGCGAACCCTGTGGGTGGCCGCTACGACCGCTCCAAATCGCTCAAGCAGAATGTCAACCTGACAGCACCTATTATGTCCCGCTTTGACCTCTTCTTCATCCTGGTGGATGACAGTAATGAG GTGACTGACTATGCCATAGCCAGGCGCATAGTGGACTTGCACTCCAGGATTGAGGACTCTATTGATCGTGTGTACACTCTGGATGAGATCCGCAGATACCTGCTGTTTGCCCGTCAGTTCAAGCCAAAG ATATCTAAGGAGTCAGAAGACTTCATAGTAGAGCAGTATAAGCGCCTGAGGCAGAGAGATGGCTCAGGCATAACTAAATCAGCCTGGAGGATCACAGTGCGGCAACTGGAGAGCATGATCCGCCTCTCTGAGAGTATGGCCAGGATGCACTGTTGCGATGAG gTACAGCCCAAGCATGTCAAAGAGGCTTTCAGGCTCCTCAACAAGTCCATCATTCGGGTTGAGACACCTGATATCAACCTGGaccaggaggaagaggaggctgtggaggaagaagaagacaaCCAGATGAATG GCCACGATGTGCCCAATGGTCATGTAGATGGGCAAGTGAATGGACATGTGAACGGAGAAGTAAACGGACATGAGCACACTAACGGGGTCAATGGTGAAAGACACAGTGGCAAGCCCTCACTGCGCCTGTCCTTTGCTGAGTACAAGCGCATCTCTAACCTCATAGTGCTGCACCTACGCCATGTCGAGGAAG AGGAAAAAGAGGATGCTCTAAAGAAGAGTGCGGTGGTGAACTGGTACCTGAAGGAGATTGAGTCTGAGATCGACTCAGAGATGGAGCTCATCAGTAAGAAGGCCATGATCGAGAAGGTCATCCACAGACTGGTGCATTAT GACTACATCCTAATCGAGTTGTCCCAGTCTGGCTTGAAGGGCTCTGCTGAGTCCAGTGGAACCGAGAGCCAAGAAGAAGACGTTACTCTGGTGGTCAACCCCAACTACACACTTGAGGACTAA